From one Macadamia integrifolia cultivar HAES 741 unplaced genomic scaffold, SCU_Mint_v3 scaffold1273, whole genome shotgun sequence genomic stretch:
- the LOC122063253 gene encoding pleiotropic drug resistance protein 1-like produces MESSDSYGISSFRGNNYSIWNNSAVDVFSKSSIEEDDEEALKWAALEKLPTYNRLRKGVLAGLEGETKEIDIKSLDLSDRKILLERLVKVADDNENFLLKLKDRLDRVGIDVPTIEVRYEHVNVDAEAYVGSRALPTVLNFYANILEGFLSNLHILPSRKKPLSILHDVSGIIKPGRMTLLLGPPSSGKTTLLLSLAGMLDRDLKFSGRITYNGHGMDEFVPQRTAAYISQQDLHIGEMTVRETLAFSARCQGVGTRYEMLAELLRREKKASIKPDADLDIYMKAAALDGQEISVVTDYVLKILGLEVCADTLVGDQMLRGISGGQRKRVTTGEMLVGPASALFMDEISTGLDTSTTFQIVNSIRQSINILNATAVISLLQPAPEVYDLFDDIILLSDGQIVYQGPSEHVLEFFEYMGFKCPERKGVADFLQEVTSRKDQQQYWTHENKPYRFIPVKEFSEAFHSFHVGQKLADELAAPFDKNNSHPAALVTKKYGVSKKELLRACISREILLMKRNSFVYIFKMVQITVVAFITMTIFLRTEMKRDSVTDGGIFLGALFYALNFLMFNGFSELAMTVMKLPVFYKQRDFFFYPAWAFLLPTWIVKIPLTLVEVAIWVFITYYVIGFDPSIARFFKQYLLLVCLKQMASGLFRFIGTVGRNMIIANTFGSFAFLILMGLGGFILSRDNIKIWWKWGYWISPLMYAQNALVVNEFLGKSWKHVQSNSTESLGVAVLKSRAFFTDAYWYWIGVGALIGYVFLFNGLSILAVSYLNPFGKPQAVLSEEKSSVESGDETKITISSRTSSARITASDANMSMNRGMVLPFEPLSLTFDEIRYSVDMPKEMKARGVTEDRLELIKGVSGAFRPGVLTALMGVSGAGKTTLMDVLAGRKTGGYIKENMKISGYQKKQETFARVSGYCEQNDIHSPHVTVYESLLYSAWLRLPPEVNSSTRKMFIKEVMELVELTTLRQAIVGLPGVNGLSTEQRKRLTIAVELVANPSIVFMDEPTSGLDARAAAIVMRTVRNIVDTGRTVVCTIHQPSIDIFDSFDELFLLKQGGEEIYVGPLGKHSCHLIKYFEAIEGVNKIKDGYNPATWMLEVTAAAQEAVLGINFSDIYKNSELYKRNKAMIVELNEPIPGSKDLHFPTQYSQSFFNQCVACLWKQHWSYWRNPPYTAIRLFFTTIIALLLGTMFWNLGSRSQRQQDIFNATGSMYVAIIFLGITNAFTVQPVVAIERIVFYRERAAGMYSALSYAFAQVMVELPYIFIQAVIYGIIVYLMIGFHWKVAKFFWYLFFMYFTLLYFTFYGMMAVAVTPNQHIASIVSTGFYSLWNLFSGFIIPRMRIPVWWRWYYWISPVSWTLYGLVVSQYGDIQEKLESGVTVKDFLRSYYGYKHELLGVVSAVIVGFPMLFAFIFAFSVKAFKFQRR; encoded by the exons ATGGAGAGTAGTGATTCATATGGAATCAGTAGTTTTCGTGGTAACAATTATTCAATTTGGAATAACAGTGCAGTTGATGTCTTCTCCAAATCTTCtatagaagaagatgatgaagaagctctGAAATGGGCTGCTTTAGAGAAACTACCAACTTATAACCGTCTCAGGAAAGGCGTACTGGCTGGCTTAGAAGGTGAGACCAAGGAAATTGACATTAAGAGTTTGGATTTATCAGATAGGAAGATTTTGTTAGAAAGGTTGGTTAAAGTTGCAGACgacaatgagaatttcttgtTGAAACTCAAGGACCGTCTTGATCG AGTTGGAATTGATGTTCCCACTATTGAAGTCCGCTATGAACATGTTAATGTAGATGCAGAAGCTTATGTGGGAAGTAGAGCTTTACCTACAGTACTCAATTTCTATGCTAATATATTAGAG GGGTTCTTGAGCAATCTTCATATTCTCCCAAGTAGAAAGAAGCCACTCTCAATCCTTCATGATGTCAGTGGAATAATAAAACCTGGCAG AATGACATTGCTTTTAGGCCCTCCAAGCTCTGGAAAGACAACCTTGCTGTTGTCTTTAGCGGGAATGCTTGATCGAGATCTAAAA TTCTCTGGGAGAATAACTTACAATGGCCATGGAATGGATGAATTTGTCCCACAAAGGACAGCGGCATATATTAGTCAACAAGATCTCCACATAGGGGAAATGACAGTAAGAGAAACCTTAGCTTTTTCTGCAAGATGTCAAGGGGTAGGAACCCGATATG AGATGTTGGCCGAGTTgttgagaagagaaaagaaggcaaGCATTAAGCCAGACGCCGACCTTGATATTTACATGAAG GCAGCAGCACTAGATGGACAGGAGATCAGTGTGGTCACAGATTATGTTTTAAAG ATCTTGGGGCTCGAGGTTTGTGCTGATACCTTGGTGGGAGATCAAATGCTGAGAGGGATCTCTGGAGGACAAAGAAAGCGTGTCACAACAG GGGAGATGTTGGTTGGACCAGCAAGTGCACTTTTCATGGATGAGATATCAACTGGTTTGGACACTTCGACAACCTTTCAGATTGTGAATTCAATTAGGCAATCCATCAACATTCTAAATGCGACTGCAGTAATATCTCTCCTCCAGCCAGCACCAGAGGTTTATGATCTATttgatgacattattctctTATCAGATGGGCAGATTGTTTACCAGGGTCCTAGTGAACATGTGCTCGAGTTTTTTGAATATATGGGATTCAAATGTCCTGAAAGGAAGGGAGTTGCTGACTTCTTGCAAGAA GTGACATCGAGGAAAGATCAACAACAGTACTGGACACATGAAAACAAACCATACAGATTCATCCCTGTCAAGGAATTCTCTGAGGCATTCCACTCATTCCACGTAGGTCAGAAGCTAGCAGATGAACTTGCAGCCCCATTTGATAAGAACAATAGTCACCCAGCTGCCTTAGTGACCAAAAAATATGGTGTCAGCAAGAAGGAACTGTTGAGAGCCTGCATATCAAGAGAAATATTACTGATGAAGAGAAACTCTTTTGTCTACATTTTCAAGATGGTACAG ATTACTGTTGTGGCATTCATAACAATGACCATATTCTTGCGTACTGAGATGAAGCGAGATTCAGTAACCGATGGTGGGATTTTTTTGGGCGCTTTGTTCTATGCTCTTAACTTTCTTATGTTTAATGGTTTCTCAGAGCTTGCCATGACTGTAATGAAGCTTCCTGTGTTTTACAAGCAAAGAGACTTCTTTTTCTATCCTGCTTGGGCATTCTTATTGCCCACATGGATCGTAAAGATCCCACTAACACTAGTCGAAGTTGCCATTTGGGTGTTCATTACTTACTATGTCATAGGATTTGACCCAAGCATTGCAAG GTTTTTCAAACAGTACCTTCTGCTTGTATGCCTTAAACAGATGGCATCTGGATTGTTCAGATTCATTGGAACAGTGGGGAGGAACATGATTATTGCGAACACATTTGGGTCCTTTGCATTCCTCATACTCATGGGTCTTGGGGGATTTATCTTGTCAAGAG ACAATATAAAAATATGGTGGAAATGGGGCTACTGGATCTCTCCATTGATGTATGCACAAAATGCATTAGTCGTAAATGAGTTCCTGGGGAAAAGTTGGAAACAT GTTCAATCCAATTCAACAGAGTCATTAGGAGTGGCAGTCCTAAAATCTCGTGCGTTCTTCACTGATGcttattggtattggattggaGTAGGAGCATTGATTGGTTATGTTTTCCTATTCAATGGTCTATCTATTTTGGCTGTGTCATATCTCAATC CATTTGGGAAGCCTCAAGCAGTTCTATCTGAGGAAAAGAGCTCTGTAG AAAGTGGAGACGAAACTAAAATAACCATTTCGTCTAGGACTTCATCTGCAAGGATAACAGCAAGTGATGCCAATATGAGCATGAATCGGGGAATGGTTCTTCCATTTGAACCACTGTCCCTCACCTTTGATGAAATTAGATACTCTGTAGACATGCCTAAG GAAATGAAAGCACGAGGTGTTACAGAGGACCGCCTTGAGCTTATCAAGGGAGTCAGTGGAGCTTTTAGGCCAGGAGTTCTTACAGCTTTAATGGGTGTCAGTGGTGCTGGTAAGACCACTTTGATGGATGTTTTGGCTGGAAGAAAAACTGGAGGCTATATCAAGGAAAACATGAAAATATCTGGCTATCAAAAAAAACAGGAAACATTTGCTCGTGTATCTGGATACTGTGAACAGAATGACATCCACTCGCCCCATGTTACGGTCTATGAGTCCTTGCTCTATTCTGCTTGGCTTCGGCTACCTCCTGAAGTCAATTCTTCCACTagaaag ATGTTCATTAAGGAGGTCATGGAGCTTGTAGAACTAACGACATTGAGGCAAGCAATTGTTGGACTGCCAGGTGTAAATGGTCTCTCAACAGAGCAGCGCAAGAGGCTAACCATCGCAGTTGAACTCGTTGCCAACCCTTCAATTGTATTCATGGATGAGCCAACCTCTGgcctagatgcaagggcagcagcTATAGTGATGAGAACAGTACGAAACATCGTGGACACTGGACGTACAGTTGTGTGCACCATCCATCAGCCAAGTATTGACatatttgattcttttgatgag CTATTTTTACTGAaacaaggaggagaagaaatatATGTAGGCCCGTTGGGGAAACACTCATGTCATTTGATCAAGTATTTTGAG GCAATTGAAGGagtcaataaaataaaagatggtTACAATCCAGCAACATGGATGTTAGAAGTGACAGCAGCAGCCCAAGAAGCAGTTTTAGGAATCAACTTCAGTGATATATATAAGAATTCAGAACTATACAA GAGAAACAAAGCAATGATTGTGGAACTGAATGAGCCTATCCCTGGTTCAAAAGACCTTCATTTCCCTACTCAGTACTCTCAGTCTTTCTTCAACCAGTGTGTAGCTTGCCTTTGGAAACAACATTGGTCTTACTGGAGGAACCCACCATATACTGCCATTAGGCTCTTCTTCACAACTATCATAGCGCTGCTGTTGGGGACTATGTTTTGGAACCTTGGATCTAGAAG CCAAAGGCAACAGGATATCTTCAATGCGACGGGTTCTATGTATGTTGCTATTATTTTCCTTGGGATAACAAATGCCTTCACAGTACAGCCAGTTGTAGCCATTGAAAGAATAGTCTTTTATAGAGAGAGAGCTGCTGGAATGTATTCAGCTTTGTCATATGCCTTTGCCCAA GTAATGGTTGAGCTTCCATATATCTTCATACAGGCTGTAATATATGGCATTATAGTGTATTTAATGATTGGATTTCATTGGAAGGTTGCAAAGTTCTTTTGGTATCTGTTCTTCATGTATTTCACATTGTTATACTTCACCTTTTATGGTATGATGGCAGTGGCCGTGACGCCCAACCAACACATAGCTTCTATAGTTTCGACTGGATTCTATTCATTATGGAACCTTTTCTCAGGATTTATAATTCCAAGAATG AGGATTCCTGTGTGGTGGAGGTGGTACTACTGGATCAGCCCTGTTTCTTGGACACTATATGGATTGGTGGTGTCACAGTATGGAGATATACAGGAAAAGCTTGAATCAGGTGTCACAGTTAAAGATTTTTTGAGGAGTTATTATGGTTATAAGCATGAGCTTTTAGGAGTGGTTTCTGCGGTGATTGTTGGGTTCCCTATGCTTTTCGCATTCATCTTTGCTTTTTCAGTAAAAGCATTTAAATTccaaagaagataa
- the LOC122063252 gene encoding pleiotropic drug resistance protein 1-like, whose product AAALDGQEISVVTDYVLKILGLEACADTLVGDQMLRGISGGQRKRVTTGEMLVGPASALFMDEISTGLDTSTTFQIVNSIRQSNHILNGTAVVSLLQPAPEVDDLFDDIILLSDGQIIYQGPREHVLEFFEYMGFKCPERMGVADFLQEVTSRKDQQQYWTHENKPYRFIPAKEFSEVFHSFHVGQKLADELAAPFDKNNSHPAALVTKKYSVSKKELLKACISREILLMKSNSFVYIFKMVQITVVAFITMTIFLRTEMKCDSVTDGGIFLGALFYALNFLMFNGLPELAMTVMKLPVFYKQRDFFFYPAWAYLLPTWMMASGLFRFIGTVGRNMIVANTFGSFAFLILMGLGGFILSRAMVQSNSTESLEVAVLNSRAFFTEACWYWIGVGALIGYVFLFNGLSILAVSYLNPFGKPHAVLSEEKSSVESGEKTKITISSRTSSARIAASDANMSMKQGMVLPFEPLSLTFDEIRYSIDMPQEIKARGVTEVRLELLKGVSGAFRPRVLTALMGVSGAGKTTLMDVLSGRKTGVYIKGNIKISGYPKKQETFACVSGCCEQNDIHSPHVMIYESLFYSAWLRLPLEVNSSTRKMFIEEVMELVELTTLRHAIVGLPCVNGL is encoded by the exons GCAGCAGCACTAGATGGACAGGAGATCAGTGTTGTCACAGATTATGTTCTAAAG ATCTTGGGGCTCGAGGCTTGTGCTGATACCTTGGTGGGAGATCAAATGCTGAGAGGGATCTCTGGAGGACAAAGAAAGCGTGTCACAACAG GGGAGATGTTGGTTGGACCAGCAAGTGCACTCTTCATGGATGAGATATCAACCGGTTTGGACACTTCAACAACCTTCCAGATTGTGAATTCAATTAGGCAAAGCAACCACATTCTAAATGGGACTGCAGTAGTCTCTCTCCTCCAGCCAGCACCAGAggttgatgatttatttgatgacattattctctTATCAGATGGGCAGATTATTTACCAGGGTCCTCGTGAACATGTGCTCGAGTTTTTCGAGTATATGGGATTCAAATGCCCTGAAAGGATGGGAGTTGCTGACTTCTTGCAAGAA GTGACATCAAGGAAAGATCAACAACAGTACTGGACACATGAAAACAAACCATACAGATTCATCCCTGCCAAGGAATTCTCTGAGGTGTTCCACTCATTCCACGTGGGCCAGAAGCTAGCAGATGAACTTGCAGCCCCATTTGATAAGAACAATAGTCACCCTGCTGCCTTAGTGACCAAAAAATATAGTGTCAGCAAGAAGGAACTGTTGAAAGCCTGCATATCAAGAGAAATACTACTGATGAAGAGTAACTCTTTTGTCTACATTTTCAAGATGGTACAG ATTACTGTTGTGGCATTCATAACGATGACCATATTCTTGCGTACTGAGATGAAGTGCGATTCAGTCACCGATGGTGGGATATTTTTGGGTGCTTTGTTCTATGCTCTTAACTTTCTTATGTTTAATGGTCTCCCAGAGCTTGCCATGACTGTAATGAAGCTTCCTGTTTTTTACAAGCAAAGAGACTTCTTTTTCTATCCTGCTTGGGCATACTTATTGCCCACATGGATG ATGGCATCTGGATTGTTCAGATTCATTGGAACAGTGGGGAGGAACATGATTGTTGCAAACACATTTGGGTCCTTTGCATTCCTCATACTCATGGGTCTTGGGGGATTTATCTTGTCAAGAGCTATG GTTCAATCCAATTCTACAGAGTCATTAGAAGTGGCGGTCCTAAACTCTCGAGCGTTCTTCACTGAAGCTTGTTGGTATTGGATTGGAGTAGGAGCATTGATTGGTTATGTTTTCCTATTCAATGGTCTATCCATTTTGGCTGTGTCCTATCTCAATC CATTTGGGAAGCCTCATGCAGTTCTATCTGAGGAAAAGAGCTCTGTAG AAAGTggagaaaaaactaaaataaccaTTTCGTCTAGGACTTCATCTGCAAGGATAGCAGCAAGTGATGCGAATATGAGCATGAAGCAGGGAATGGTTCTTCCATTTGAACCACTTTCCCTCACCTTTGATGAAATTAGATACTCCATCGACATGCCTCAg GAAATTAAAGCACGAGGTGTTACAGAGGTCCGACTGGAGCTTCTCAAGGGAGTCAGTGGAGCTTTCAGGCCAAGAGTTCTTACAGCTTTAATGGGTGTCAGTGGCGCTGGTAAGACCACTTTGATGGATGTTTTGTCAGGAAGAAAAACTGGAGTCTATATCAAGGGAAACATCAAAATATCTGGCTATCCAAAAAAACAGGAAACATTTGCTTGTGTATCTGGATGCTGTGAACAAAATGACATCCACTCACCTCATGTTATGATCTATGAGTCCTTGTTTTATTCTGCTTGGCTTCGGCTACCTCTTGAAGTCAATTCTTCCACTAGAAAG ATGTTCATTGAGGAGGTCATGGAGCTTGTAGAACTAACGACACTAAGGCACGCAATCGTTGGGCTCCCATGTGTAAATGGTCTCTGA